In Chromobacterium rhizoryzae, one genomic interval encodes:
- a CDS encoding type II toxin-antitoxin system RelE/ParE family toxin — MNAPILDVRFYQTASGTEPVRDWLKALEAPDRKVIGAAIKTVQFGWPLGMPLVRKMAKDLWEVRIHLPGRIARVMFTVVAEAMVLLHGFIKKSQATAKEDLGLALARLKQLGNT, encoded by the coding sequence ATGAATGCCCCCATCCTGGATGTTCGTTTCTACCAGACGGCAAGCGGTACGGAACCCGTGCGTGATTGGTTGAAAGCGCTGGAGGCTCCGGACCGAAAAGTCATAGGCGCAGCCATCAAGACGGTCCAGTTTGGCTGGCCGCTTGGCATGCCCTTGGTGCGGAAAATGGCTAAGGATTTATGGGAGGTCCGCATCCATCTGCCTGGGCGTATCGCCAGAGTGATGTTCACCGTGGTCGCGGAGGCGATGGTTCTGCTGCATGGTTTCATCAAGAAGTCGCAGGCCACCGCGAAGGAAGATTTGGGGCTGGCGCTTGCGCGGCTCAAACAGCTAGGGAATACATGA
- a CDS encoding XRE family transcriptional regulator has translation MNKEHIGSRFDDFLAEEGMLEEATAIAVKRVIAWQIQQEMKAQKLNKTAMAKKMHTSRAALNRLLDDTDTSLTLATLAGAATALGKKIKVELVPA, from the coding sequence ATGAACAAAGAGCATATCGGCAGCCGCTTCGATGACTTCCTCGCCGAAGAGGGCATGCTGGAAGAAGCCACGGCAATCGCCGTGAAGCGGGTGATCGCCTGGCAGATTCAGCAGGAAATGAAGGCGCAGAAGCTGAATAAGACGGCTATGGCAAAGAAAATGCATACCAGCCGCGCAGCCTTGAACCGCTTGCTGGATGACACGGATACCAGCTTGACGCTGGCTACGCTGGCAGGCGCCGCGACGGCGCTTGGCAAGAAAATCAAGGTGGAGCTCGTTCCCGCCTGA